A single Tenacibaculum sp. Bg11-29 DNA region contains:
- a CDS encoding exonuclease SbcCD subunit D C-terminal domain-containing protein, with amino-acid sequence MRILHTADWHLGHRLHEQSQLEEQMLFLGWIENYIIDQKIDVLLISGDVFDSGSPSNQSLEMYYSFLVKLQTTTCKSIIITGGNHDSPGTLNAPKYLLDALAIKVVGKATENIEDEVFEIEINGEKVIIGAVPYLRDGDIRRAVAGESFEELTDKYKTALINHYKLVETQSKLINTSNAPVIAMGHLFATGGSISDSEQNIYVGTLGHIGAGDFPAYFNYIALGHLHRPQIIGGNEKVRYSGSPNILSFSEISYEKKVLVLTIENNKISDVKDVIIPRFREFYSISGTMTACIQEFSNIVSNSHELTPWVEIILNEENTINTEDLKKEAEEQVFEILKISLKNQRKTVGIEELLKNTKSIKELLPTEVFTLKCKEMGFDLENSPEVWDAFNEVLQSVKNQ; translated from the coding sequence ATGAGAATACTTCATACTGCCGATTGGCATTTAGGTCATAGATTACATGAACAATCACAATTAGAAGAACAAATGTTGTTTTTAGGTTGGATTGAAAATTATATTATTGATCAAAAAATTGATGTGTTGTTAATTTCAGGAGACGTATTTGATTCTGGTTCTCCATCGAATCAAAGTTTAGAAATGTATTATAGCTTTTTAGTAAAGTTACAAACAACTACCTGTAAATCTATTATTATTACAGGAGGAAATCACGATTCGCCAGGTACTTTAAATGCACCTAAATATTTATTAGACGCATTGGCAATAAAAGTTGTTGGAAAAGCAACAGAAAATATTGAAGACGAAGTTTTTGAAATTGAGATAAACGGAGAAAAAGTAATTATAGGAGCAGTCCCCTATTTGCGTGATGGAGATATTAGGCGTGCCGTAGCCGGAGAATCTTTTGAAGAACTTACTGATAAATACAAAACAGCGTTGATAAACCATTATAAATTGGTTGAAACGCAAAGTAAATTAATAAATACAAGCAATGCACCAGTTATTGCAATGGGACATTTATTTGCTACAGGGGGTTCTATTTCAGACAGTGAACAAAATATTTATGTAGGTACTTTAGGGCATATAGGAGCGGGAGATTTTCCTGCTTATTTTAATTATATAGCTTTGGGTCATTTACATAGGCCGCAAATAATTGGTGGAAATGAAAAGGTAAGATATTCAGGATCTCCAAATATTTTAAGTTTTAGCGAAATTAGTTACGAAAAAAAAGTACTTGTTTTAACTATAGAAAATAATAAAATAAGTGATGTTAAAGACGTTATAATTCCTCGTTTTAGAGAGTTTTATAGTATTTCAGGAACTATGACAGCATGTATTCAAGAATTTTCAAATATTGTTTCGAATTCGCATGAATTAACCCCTTGGGTAGAAATTATTTTAAATGAAGAGAATACGATAAATACTGAAGATTTAAAAAAGGAAGCCGAAGAACAAGTGTTCGAAATATTAAAAATATCCTTAAAAAATCAACGAAAAACAGTAGGAATTGAGGAGTTATTAAAAAACACAAAATCAATTAAAGAGTTATTACCTACTGAAGTTTTTACGCTAAAATGTAAAGAAATGGGGTTCGATTTAGAGAATAGCCCCGAAGTTTGGGATGCTTTTAATGAAGTATTACAGTCTGTTAAAAATCAATAA
- a CDS encoding fructose 1,6-bisphosphatase, with protein sequence MSISDLYSTGKHKQEIGHFASVVKIAKTDNVIEAGEQKLLDRAAKRLNIDETEYVAILKNPEKYPVNPPVSYDERIERLYLLTKMVFADDHVDKEQITLMQKTAVALQFPTDNVEKVCDEAIHLVMNNNDLDDFTAAIKKVNAI encoded by the coding sequence ATGTCGATATCAGATTTATATTCTACCGGAAAACACAAACAAGAAATAGGACACTTTGCTAGTGTTGTAAAAATTGCAAAAACTGATAATGTTATTGAAGCAGGTGAACAAAAATTATTAGATAGAGCCGCAAAAAGATTAAATATTGATGAAACTGAATATGTAGCGATTTTAAAGAATCCTGAAAAATATCCTGTAAATCCTCCTGTAAGTTATGATGAACGTATTGAACGTTTATACCTTTTAACAAAAATGGTTTTTGCTGATGACCATGTAGATAAAGAGCAAATAACACTTATGCAAAAAACAGCAGTTGCATTACAATTTCCAACAGATAATGTTGAAAAAGTTTGTGACGAAGCAATTCACTTAGTTATGAATAATAACGATTTAGATGATTTTACAGCTGCTATTAAAAAAGTAAATGCCATTTAA
- a CDS encoding outer membrane beta-barrel protein, which produces MKNRILLITVLCFSMNLFSQNLNDSWQIGIGMGVTKFSKSDAAFIGDAYLFQTPVVNLTMPIGERLSINGAMSFNTINDIGVISNSANYFSMDGSLRYNFNAVFEKFAPYVFAGGSIVDSELKMTPTINIGAGGIYWLNDKIGINPQVYYKHSLENYESMRSHIQGTLSVVFKLDWNNSNGGIKGKTSSSCYYNQF; this is translated from the coding sequence ATGAAAAATAGAATCTTACTTATTACTGTACTTTGCTTTTCTATGAACTTGTTTTCACAAAATTTAAACGACTCATGGCAAATAGGTATTGGTATGGGAGTTACAAAATTTAGTAAAAGTGATGCTGCCTTTATTGGTGATGCATATCTTTTTCAAACCCCAGTAGTTAATTTAACGATGCCTATTGGTGAGCGTTTATCTATAAACGGAGCGATGTCATTTAATACAATTAATGATATTGGTGTTATTAGTAATTCTGCTAATTATTTTTCTATGGATGGATCATTACGTTATAATTTTAACGCAGTATTTGAAAAATTTGCTCCATACGTATTTGCTGGAGGTAGTATTGTAGATTCTGAACTAAAAATGACACCTACTATAAACATTGGTGCTGGTGGTATTTATTGGTTAAATGATAAAATAGGTATTAACCCTCAGGTATACTACAAACATTCTCTTGAAAATTATGAAAGTATGCGCTCTCATATTCAAGGAACTTTAAGTGTTGTATTTAAATTAGATTGGAATAATTCTAATGGAGGTATTAAAGGAAAAACTTCTTCTTCTTGTTACTATAATCAATTTTAA